A segment of the Bacteroidota bacterium genome:
AGCTGTGAGCATTGCTACTCTCGCCATGGCGCGGCGCACCAACCGTTAACGATGGTCTTCGATATTAACGCTGGCGTTACACCATGCTGCTTCATCCACATTGTTCGAAGCGAGAATAAGGATGCCGTTGCGCGACCGTTGCATATCCATGACAGTCCGCACCATTGCAATGCCGGCTGCGTCAAGGTTGGTTGTTGGCTCATCCAAAATCAACACGTCGGGTTTTGTGAGCATCGCTGCGGCAAACTTTACCCGCTGCTTCATTCCCGAAGAATACGTTTTTACAAGGTCGTGCTCCCGGCCCTTTAAGGTGACCAGCGCGATCAGGTCATCAATTGTCTGCCCTGCCAGAGAAAGCCGGCGCGCGCGCGCGATAAACTCCAGGTTTTCTCGCGCAGAAAAGCCGTCGTACACATTGAGATAGGGTGACACAAAACCCGTGCGGAGCGGGCGATCTGGCGGTAGTACCTTCTCTCCCGAAAGCTCAAGGTCAACATCACCCTTTGTTGGCGTCATTACGCCTGCAATGATTTTCAACAAAGTGGATTTCCCCGATCCGTTGGCACCAGTAATTGCCAGGGCTTGCCCACCTTCAACCGCGCAGGACAACTTCCTGAACAGAATTCGCCGGCCAAAGCGCTTTGCGACATTGTCTAACGTAAGCTTATTCATGCGATCTGGGGCCTGTAACGCGAAGCGCGGGAAACTGATTTTTTAAATGATCCGGCTAAAATACATCGTTCCGGCTGCATTCACCTACAAGGCTTGATGAAAGTTTCAAGGGAATTGCCCTATGCCAAAGTGTTGTCACTCCCTATGCCGTATCTTTTCTGATTCCTCGTAACCCTGACAATTATTGGTTTGACACCCGAGACAAATCCAAAAGCCCAGACGCCCAGGCCAACCGCCGACCAACACGATGTTGCCCTGTTCGGCAAATCAAATACGCGGGAGATAGTTGCCGTGCATCCTGTTACAGACAAACGTAACCGCGAAGCCTCCTTTGTTCGTGTATACAGCAGAGACGTGGCGCAAGACAAGGTTACGAGCAGTGACGCGCAGGTTTATCCGTTCTTCTTCCTCTCCACCATCGACTGCCTTCATGGCTTCCCACGAGCCAGGTACCAATATCAAGAACTTGGTGGTGATAATTTTTACCGATACCTGGTAGTTTTCAAGAGCTGGAATGCATACTGGGATGCAATTCGGCATGTTGAGCAAACAACCAACCAGAAAGGCCGAACACCAGACGAACTGTATTTGGTAACCAATCCGGTGCAGCAATACCTGATGCAGACAGGAGAGACTTGCTTCAAAGGGATGCCTTTTGAGGCGCTCCACCGCATGCAGTTGGATATTGAAGTATACTCCGAAGCCGGCTTTCCCAATGCAAAACGCGCCGGCGATGAAATAATCATCATTGCACTTTCAGACAACCGGGGCTGGGAAAAGCTTTTGCATTCCAAAAACAGCTCTGAAAAAGCCATCCTCGAAGAGCTCGTAGCAGTCATTCAGGACAAAGACCCTGATGTAATCGAAGGCCACAACATTTTCGCCTTTGACTTTATGTACCTGATGGAGCGTTACCGCAAGTACCGTATCCCGTTTCGCATTGGTCGGGACCAGTCAGAACCTCGCACGTATCCTTCCAGCATGCGTTTTGCAGAGCGCAGCATAGATTTCCCCGCGCTTCAAATAGCCGGCCGGCACGTGGTAGACACCTATTTCCAGGTGATGTCCTACGATGTCTTCAAGCGCGACCTACCAGGTTATGGCCTTAAAGTGGTCGCAAAATACTTTGGCTTTGCCCCGGAAGACCGTACGTATGTGGAAGGGGACAAAATTGCAGAGACCTGGCGAACGGATCCTGATCTCTTGCTGCGGTACGCGCTGGATGATGTCCGGGAAACCGAACGCCTTGCCCGACACCTATCGGGGTCAACGTTTCATCTGACGCGCATGCTGCCCATGCCTTATGGACAGGTTGCGCGTACGGGGCCGGCTGCAAAAATTGAGTCGCTGTTTGTTCGCGAGTACCTGCGTCAGAAACAGGCCCTGCCCAAAAGCACCTGGGGCAGCCAGACGCTTGGTGGATACACAGACGTATTTCTGACCGGCGTTACAGGACCGATTGTGTATGCGGATGTAGAAAGCCTCTACCCGTCTATTATGCTGAACTACAACATTCAGCCGGCGCAGGATCACCTTGGGCTTTTTCCTTACCTGCTTCGCCGGCTTACCGACCTGCGGTTTGAATCCAAAAACGGCATGAAAACCGCTGAAACAGAAGAAGAACGCAGCGAATTGGATGCACGCCAGAGCTCATACAAGGTGCTGATCAACTCCTTCTATGGCAATCTCGGCTTTAGCCATGCGGCCTTTAATGATTTTGCTGAAGCCGACAGGGTTGCTTCAATTGGACAGCAAATCCTCCGCAAAATCATTGCATTGCTCGATCGGGAAAAAGCCACAGTAATCGAAGTGGATACGGATGGCGTACTTTTTACGCCGCCCGATACATGTCGGGGTGAGGCAGCAGAGCGCGCATTCCTGGAAAAACTCAACAAAGAAATGCCCGCCGGCATCCGGATCGGGTTTGATGGGCGGTTCAAGAAAATGTTATCTTATAAAAAGAAAAACTATGCACTCCTGACCTACGAAGAGCAATTAAAATTCAAAGGCTCATCGCTTGTATCACGGTCAAATGAGCGCTTTGGGCGGGACTTTGTCGCTGAAGCTATCAGGCTACTGTTGGACGAAGATGTTGCCGGTCTGCATGCGCTTTACCTGGCAACACGGGATAAAATTGTGCAGCATGCATGGCAACAGGTGCAGGAATTTTCAAAAACAGAGACACTAAAGGATACCATTACGCGTTATAAAGAAGACGTGTTGACCGGCAAGAGAACCCGGGCAGCATCTTATGAGTTGGCCCTTAAGCGCCAGCAAGCCTCCGGGCAGCCAGTAAAAAAGGGGGATAGAATCTCGTATTATATTGCCGGCACAGGGCTCGGCTCGGCTTCTTTTGAGCTGGCCAAACTTGCTGATGAATGGTCGCCCGATCAGCCAGACGAGAACACTGCATATTATCTCAAACGTCTGGATGAGTTTGCACGCAAATTTGAACCCTTTTTTACCGATACTGACTTCCGCTTGATATTTTCGCCCGAAGATCTCTTCGGCTTTGATCCTTCAGGCATCAAGATCCTCTCACACTACACGGCCCCACAGCACCTGGAAACGGATACCCCGTTCTGAAAGGCACAGTCTACAGGCACAGTCTACAGCAGACTTGACTCAGCGCTACAATCTTGCTACGCTGTTCTGCACTACAATTAGAGAACCATGTACCAATATCTCACACTTGTTTTCCTTTTCGTTTTTATGGCCACTGAAAGCAACGCACAGTCCCAAACGACCAACTTGCCCATCAAAAAAGTTCAGCTTTACTCCAGTGGGGTCGGCTATTTTGAGCACGAAGGACGGGTAGAAGGCGCATCTACCACAGAATTACGTTTTAGGGCAGCGCAGATGAACGATGTGCTCAAATCCTTGCTATTGCAGGATCTTGACGGCGGACGTATAAACTCTATTGTTTACCCGTCACAAGATCCGGTAGATAAAATCCTCGGCAGTTTTGATATTGATTTGGGTAACAATCCTTCGCTCGGGAATGTACTCACACAACTCCGTGGTTCTGCTGTGACCATTCGTAGTGGTACGGATGTACACCGCGGCGTCATCCTCGGTGTTGAGAGCAAAGTCATCAACACACAAGGTGGAGCAGCTAGCGAGGACGTAGTAAACCTGATCAAACAAGGTACCATCACCTCGCTTCGGCTCTCGCAGGTGGATGCTATAGAAATTGAAGATGAGGCTTTGCAGGAAGAGTTCAACAAGGCACTGCAGGCTGTTGCACAAGCACGCGATCAGGACAAAAAACCTCTGCTGATCGCCCATGAAGGCAATGGCCGCCGGCGGGTTCGCGTTGGTTATGTGGTAGAATCACCGGTATGGAAAACCAGCTACCGCCTGGTACTACCTGAAGAAGGTGAAAAAGAAGGCTACCTTCAAGGCTGGTCTATTGTTGAGAACCAGACGGAGAATGACTGGGAGAACATCGAACTCACGTTGATCAGTGGACGGCCCATCTCGTTTATTCAGGACCTGTATAATCCATTGTATGTACAGCGTCCGGTTGTAGCGTTTGAGTTGCAGGAAAACCTGATGCCTCAGATGTATGAACGTGGTATGGACCTCCCTATGGATATGGAAGCAGATGCCATGGAAGAAGCTGTCGTTGGCCGCAGCCGCGCCAAACGTTCAACAATTTCCAACATGCCTCCTCCCCCTGCTGCGGCCCCCACTCTTCAAGCATCGATGGGTGGTAGCGTTCAAACGGCAGCACAGACGGCAGAAGCCGGCGAACTCTTTCAATATATCATCGGCAGCGTTTCCCTCCCACGGCAACGTTCAGCCATGATTCCGATTGTTACCGAATCGGTTGATATGCAAAAGGTCAGTATTTTCAATGCCAATGTGCAGCCTCGCCATCCCTTACATGGCGTCAGAATCACAAACAGCACAGACATTCACCTGATGCAGGGGCCAGCGACAGTCTTGGATGCGGGTAGTTATGCCGGCGATGCCCGCTTGAATGAACTACCGTCAGATAGCAAACAACTGCTTTCTTACGCACTCGACTTTGAAATGCAGGTAGATGTAGTCAGCAGCAATGAGCCGATGACAATACAGTCTGCCAAAATTGTGAATGGGGTTTTGGAATCACAACGCAAACGCCAACACAAAACGACGTATACATTAAAAAACGAATCAGAAAAAGCCCGTTCAGTTATCATCGAACATCCACGTAAAACACAGTGGACCCTCCTGGACACGGACGAGCCTATGGAAACGACAGATCAATACCATCGATTCCAGGTAGATGCAGCCGAATCCAAGCAAACTGCCTTCACCGTAATGGAAGAGCAGATTAGCAGCCAGGCAATCCAGCTAACCTCCCTGGATGTAAATGCCCTTTCCGTATATACCAGGGGTGGTGCAGTTTCATCAGATGTTAGACGAGCTTTGCAAAAGGCCATTTCTCTAAAACAGCAAGTGCAGCAATCAGACCAGCAAATTCGGCAAAAAGAGCAGCAAATCAAGAACATTGCTGCAGAACAGGGCCGTATCCGCGAAAACATGGGGACCGTAGAACGCAGCAGCAGCTACTACAAACGCCTGCTTGGAAAACTCGAAGCACAAGAAAACGATATTGACAAAATGGGTAAAGAGATCGATGGTTTGCGCAAATCCCGTGACAAAGACCAGCAAGAGCTCGTCGAATTTCTACGCGGGCTTAACGTGAATTAACTATCGAAGCGGTATATTCCTTATAAATATCTAGTTGATCCCTTGTGGGACGTGGCTGGTATCTGATTGATACTTGCTGCTTACTATGCGCAAAAAGCAATGAGCGAAGGTAACGAAAGTCTTGAGAGAAAATTTGAGCGCATCCTCGGTGAGGATGGGGTCCCTGATTCTGGTGATGAAAAGCAGCCCGAAGAAAAGGACGTTGATGAGGTACGACTGAGTCGGCGAGAAAAACGCCGGCGGGAGCGGATGGCACAGCAGCAGAAAGAAGACGAAGAGATCCGCAATATCAACGAATACTGGTACAAAGACCCCAACATTTCTGTTAAAATCCCAAAGCCAGACGCCCCCTACGAAGAGCTAGAGGCGTCCTTGCTGGAGAACCGGGTAACGCTGGAAACGCTGAAGCGTACGTACTGCCGTTCAAAAAAACGCAACCATCAGATCATCACCGATGCATACCTGCATGAAATCAAGCGGTACGTGATGGCTATCGAAGGTATTAAAGACATTCTGGCTGCGCGCGCAGAAGATTACCGTATTTACTACACCGACCGAGAGCACCCGAATGTGGCCTGCCGGCGTATTGTGCTTGACTGTTTTGTCGCTTCAAATCTCTACGGGATGTACGCGTACGAAACGGATGTTTTGCGACTCTATCGCGACGTTCGACTTTCAAAAAGTGCGGCGGGCCGGCTTTTCATCGACGTCTACTACCGATTCATTGGCCGTAGCGTTGCAGCGCTATTACACCGCTTTCCGCGCTTAAAGCAGCCCACAAAGCGTATCATGGATTTTGTCGTAGCGCGTGTAGCACGTTTGATCTAACAGTAGGTTGTTACTGCATTTGAGCCAACACCTCCTCAAATGACTGCATCAGTTGCACTTCATTTGCATCCAGGTTCTCGCGCGGCACAGGCCGGCGCTCCCTGGGATCCTTCATCATATTAAACACGCGACCATCTTCGTATAGCTTCCAGGTATGGTTGTGTACATACCGGACGTGTTCAAACCGGCCCCATTGCGGTGCGTAGTGGCAAAACACCCAGGAGCGGACGCTATCTGCCTGTGCAACAAGTTGTTTGTGGAAACTAAGCCCATCAAGTGTATCCCCTTCAGGCAACGCAACACCTGCCAGGTCAGCCAGGGTGGGAAGAAAGTCGGTAAAATCTATCAGGTTGTTGTTCACAGCCCCTTCAGCGATTGTGCCCGACCAGTTGGCAATCATGGGCACATGGGTACCATACTTTGTGGGATTGCCTTTGTCACCACGGATTTGCCTGTCGCCATACGCTGACGTGACATCCCTGTCCGTCCCATTGTCACCAATGAACAGCACGAGGGTCTGTTCTCGAATGCCCTGGTCATCCAGCGCTTCGACAAGTCGGCCAACAATTTTATCCATATACGCGACATTGTCTGCAAAATAAGCGGCGTCATTGAGATTGGAATCTGCCGGATTAAAAGCGGGATAATCCGGGTGCCCGGGAGTTGGCTGAAACGGATCATGCGTGAGCACCATGGGATAGTATGCAAAAAAGGGACGATCCTTGTTTTGCGCCATGAATCCAATGAGCGAATCAGCAAACACATCTGGCCCGAAGGCGCCGTCGAGATGTTGTACGGTTTCACTGTTTAGATTCAAGCCGGGATTTTTGAAGCGGTTTGGGGGCCGTTCGTCAATCTGCCAGAGATAATAGGCATCAAAGCCAGCTTCAGCCGGTTTTGCACCTGTGCGATTAAAAAGTTGGCGTTGCTGGCGGTTGCCGTAGAGTTGCCATTTACCGGCAATTGCGGTACGGTAGCCGGCGTCCTGCATCATATGCCCAAAAGTTCGTTCTTCAGGATCCAGAATGCCAAAACCGACGTAATTTCTAAAGTTGTACTTCCCAGTCATCAGTTGTACACGCGATGGTGTACAAAGCGGCGTTGAATATGCAGCCGTGAATCGCATGCCGGTTTCGGCAAGTTGATCTAAATTTGGCGTGGAATATGCAGTGCTCCCATTAACCCCAAGGGTTTCATACCCAAGATCGTCAGCCATAATCAAAATGATATTTGGCTGTACCGGCGCAGCGTCCCCAAACTCCTCTCCCCCGCTGCATCCGGCAATACAAAAGAGTACCACTGTTGGCAATACATAGTATTGCAGCGCTGTAATCTGCCTTCTAATTATTCTGCTACAGCCTGCAATCAGATTGCGCAGCTTTTGCGTCCCCTGAGATGCGTAATTCATAATCATCATTTGCATTACCAATTGCCCGTGCGTATATGAAATATTACTAATCTACCCCTTGCGAAACTACTATGGCCCGCATATTAGTAGCCGGCGCAACCGGCAATTTAGGAAAACAAATTGTTGCCGAGCTAAAAAAACAAAACCATTGGGTTCGGGCGTTGACCCGCAAACCCATGCGCCTCTTTCCGATGGCTGATGAAGTTGTTGGAGGTGACTTGAACCTCGTGCACTCCCTCAATGCTGCCTGTGGCAATATCGACATCATCATCTCGGCAGCCGGCGCAAGTGTAAATCCTTCCCTTGCTCGGAAGGAAGGTGACTACAATTCGATTGATTATCAGGGGCACCGCAACCTGTTGCGCGTTGCCGGCAACTCTGGCATTAAACGGTTTATCTACGTTTCTGTCTTTTCGACGCCGGCGCTGCAGCATCTAGAATACATCAGCGCCCACACGCGGTTTGCGGATGAATTGAAAGCAGCCGGCCTGTCGTATGCTATCATCCAACCCACGGGTTTCTTTAGTTCATTTGATGCGATCCTGGATATAGCCGCAGCTGGCATTGCACCCTTGATTGGAGATGGCAACGCCGTCACAAACCCCATTCATGAGGCAGATTTGGCCCGTGTATGCGTTGATGCCATCGACGGGCCCAATCGGGAAATCCCGGTGGGTGGCCCGGAAATCTTTACACGGAAACAGATCTTTGAACTGGCATTCAGGATTCTCAACAAGAAACCGCGTTTCATTCGCGTGCCAGGTGCGGCTATATCAGCACAGAGCAGGATTATGTCGTACTTTAACCCGCGTGTATCGCAACTGCTGCTTTTTCTGCAGCAAGTCAGTAAGGTAGACGTGGTAGCGCCGGCATCCGGCTCACATCGCCTGGGTACATATTTTGAAGAGAAAGTAAGTGTAACAGCAAATTCCTAGGCCAGGGATTGCCACCTGCCTCTAAAATGCAGTCAGCCCCCTGCCTCCTTCAACTTTTTGATTTATGCCCCGGAAAAATATTTTTATCACAGGAGCAGCAGCAGGCATCGGCAAAGAAACAGCGCGACTTTTTGCAGCAAAAGACTGGTTCGTTGGATTGTTCGATATAGACGAAGCCGGCCTAAAAACGCTATCAGACGAATTGGGCGAAGCCAATGCTTGCTGGCATGTACTTGATGTCACCGATACACAAAGTGTAGCTGATGCAGTCGCTTTTTTTGGTGAAAAGACTGGCCAATCCATGCACGTCTTGTTCAATAATGCCGGCATCATACACGCCGGCGATATCGACGCGATAAGCCTTGCACAACACAAACAGCTGATCGATGTGAATGTATGGGGCGTTATCAATTGCTCTGTGCAGGCACTTCCCCTGTTAAAGCAAACAAAAGGCGCAGCCATCGTGAACATGTCATCCGCGTCTGCACTGTACGGGCATCCGTCCCTCACAAGTTATGCGGCATCAAAAATGGCTGTACGCAGCATCACGGAAGGCATGGACCTTGGACTGGAAAAGCATGGCATACGGGTATCTGACGTTATGCCGATCTGGGTAAAAACCAACCTTGCAAAAAACGCCGCGAATGAGTGGCAGGGGCTCAAGAACAGTGATGTAAAAATTACGCCGCAGGCTGTGGCCAAACGCGTCTGGAAAGCTGCCCACAGTAAAAAATTGCACTGGTTGATGGGCGCCGAAACCTACGTATACAGCTTTCTTGGAAAGATAATGCCAGCTGCGATAACGCGCCGTACAGCTGCAATCATCACAAAAGACTGAAGCTCGAAACAGCGTTTCTGCCGCAGTACCTTGTAAAAAAGACGTTACTTAGCCTATACTAACAAGGTCTTAGATTAAACGGCAGAACCACTATGCACTCCCGACACCTTACATCCATCCTGCTGATGCTAGTTGTATTGCTCGCTGCAGCATGTCAAACCGCAACAGGAGACAGCAATGCGCCGGCAGTAAAAGAGGCCAACAAACAAGTCTTGTTGCTATCCGGACAAAACAATCACGACTGGAAAGAAACCCACATATTCCTGCAAGAAATCATTGGTGAATCAGAGCACTTCGACCTGACTGTCACCTTAACGCCCGAAAAAGGGGCAGATGCTGCCGCCTGGGATGCCTGGCAGCCAGCATTTGCAGACTACGACGCCGTGGTTTTCGACTACAACGGTGAGATGTGGCCCGAAGTGCACAGACAGGCATTTGAGTCATACATTTCCGGAGGCGGAACGGCCTACATGGTACACGCCAGCAACAACCCATTTCCGGGTTGGACTGCCTACGAAGAAATGGTTGGCATACTCTGGCGCGGTAAAGACACCGGGACCCGTATCTACATGAACGACGAAGACGCGCTGGTCGATCATCCGCCAGGAGCAGACCTGGGAGCCGGCCATGGCAAAGTACATGACTGGCAAATTCAGGTGCGCAACACTTCGCACCCGATCATGAAGGACATTCCGCCCGTTTGGTTGCATGCGCATGATGAATTGTATCATGGCCAACGCGGACCTGCAGCAAACATGAAAATCCTTGCAACTGCCTATTCGGATCCCGAATTTGGCGGCAGTGGGCAGCACGAATTGATGATGTGGTGGATCCCATACGGGGATGGCAAAGTACTCACGTTCCTTGCGGGCCATCATTGGCCCAAACAAGACAATATCAATGCATTCATGTGTATTGGATTCCGGACTATGATCAACCGGGGCCTGGAGTGGCTAACAACAGGCGATGTCACTTCGCCTGTCCCAGACAACTTTCCCACTGCAGATGCAGTTAGTCTGAAGGCTGCCAACTAAGGCTTCTCAACCCTATAAATATTTACCTTACTGTTTTTCTTATGAAAACGAATGTTTCTTTACTCTTTGTTTTGTTGATGGTGTTTACGGTCACGGGTGCATGCGCGCAACAGATGGAACGCAGTGCATCGCCAGCCGGCGCATCAGCTTATATTATTTCGCCGGCACATGGTGAAATGATCACCGGCCCTGTTACAGTGAAATTTGGTTTGCAAGGCATGGGCATTGCACCGGCCGGCATCAAATACCCTGACGCAGGCCACCACCACCTGCTGATCAACGCTACCGGACTGCCCGACCTCAACATGCCTATCCCGGCTGATGAAGTCCATAAACACTTTGGTAAAGGACAAACAGAAACGATCCTCGACCTTGAGCCCGGTACGTATACCTTGCAAGTGTTGCTAGGCGACCAGAACCATGTGCCACATGATCCACCAGTGATGTCAGAAGTAATCACCATTGTGGTCAAGTAGGACCTAATAACTACAAATAGAAAAGCCGGCAGATGTACTTTACATCTGCCGGCTTTTCTATTTAATCTCCACATGTGCGACTTAGGGGATAATCTGCATTAATGACTGCTTCTCTGGCAAAAAAAGAGAACATCACGCGACCTTCGTCACTCGAAAATCGGCATTAAACGCAACCCTTAGTTCGCATCTAATATGCGCCCCAGAATCAGGAAGCCAGTGTTGAAAGGTAGGCCTGAATTGATTTGAGTTCGGTATCGGTCATATGGCTATACGCCCGCCACGGCATAACCGTTGGGTCCATTTCCGGATTACTGGGTGTTTCTCCAGTACGCATCGCTTTAACAAACACATCAAAAGGCCATGCGCCGGCTGCAACCAGATCTGGGGGTGCCGGCTTGCCTGGCTCAAGCGGCTCTCCGCCACGCATTGATTCCCCATGACAATACCCGCAAGTGATGGAGGCGAGGTATTTACCCTGTGCAACCTGGCCAGCCGCTTCATCTACTGGCTTACGTTCCGATGCCAGATGTACTTCACTGGCTACATCGAGGGCCCCGGTGCCGGCGAGTACTTTCCCAATGGTTCTGAGCTCGGTTTTAGGGACTTCATTGTCGACAGGAGTCAACTGCTGGAAATACGAAATCATGGCAGCAGCATCTTCATCGTTCAGGTTGTGTAGCGTTCGGGATGGCATGAACATCAACGCCGAGCCATCCGGACGCACGCCATATCGAATGGCCCGATCCCAGTCTTCAACAGAAAAACTGCCCCCAACGCCGCCTTTGCCTGACGTTAGGTTTGACGCGCCCGTAACAAATGGTGGGGCATCAATAAAAATTTGGCCGGAGAAGTTTTCGGCATG
Coding sequences within it:
- a CDS encoding ABC transporter ATP-binding protein, whose amino-acid sequence is MNKLTLDNVAKRFGRRILFRKLSCAVEGGQALAITGANGSGKSTLLKIIAGVMTPTKGDVDLELSGEKVLPPDRPLRTGFVSPYLNVYDGFSARENLEFIARARRLSLAGQTIDDLIALVTLKGREHDLVKTYSSGMKQRVKFAAAMLTKPDVLILDEPTTNLDAAGIAMVRTVMDMQRSRNGILILASNNVDEAAWCNASVNIEDHR
- a CDS encoding DNA polymerase domain-containing protein, which encodes MTPETNPKAQTPRPTADQHDVALFGKSNTREIVAVHPVTDKRNREASFVRVYSRDVAQDKVTSSDAQVYPFFFLSTIDCLHGFPRARYQYQELGGDNFYRYLVVFKSWNAYWDAIRHVEQTTNQKGRTPDELYLVTNPVQQYLMQTGETCFKGMPFEALHRMQLDIEVYSEAGFPNAKRAGDEIIIIALSDNRGWEKLLHSKNSSEKAILEELVAVIQDKDPDVIEGHNIFAFDFMYLMERYRKYRIPFRIGRDQSEPRTYPSSMRFAERSIDFPALQIAGRHVVDTYFQVMSYDVFKRDLPGYGLKVVAKYFGFAPEDRTYVEGDKIAETWRTDPDLLLRYALDDVRETERLARHLSGSTFHLTRMLPMPYGQVARTGPAAKIESLFVREYLRQKQALPKSTWGSQTLGGYTDVFLTGVTGPIVYADVESLYPSIMLNYNIQPAQDHLGLFPYLLRRLTDLRFESKNGMKTAETEEERSELDARQSSYKVLINSFYGNLGFSHAAFNDFAEADRVASIGQQILRKIIALLDREKATVIEVDTDGVLFTPPDTCRGEAAERAFLEKLNKEMPAGIRIGFDGRFKKMLSYKKKNYALLTYEEQLKFKGSSLVSRSNERFGRDFVAEAIRLLLDEDVAGLHALYLATRDKIVQHAWQQVQEFSKTETLKDTITRYKEDVLTGKRTRAASYELALKRQQASGQPVKKGDRISYYIAGTGLGSASFELAKLADEWSPDQPDENTAYYLKRLDEFARKFEPFFTDTDFRLIFSPEDLFGFDPSGIKILSHYTAPQHLETDTPF
- a CDS encoding CFI-box-CTERM domain-containing protein is translated as MSEGNESLERKFERILGEDGVPDSGDEKQPEEKDVDEVRLSRREKRRRERMAQQQKEDEEIRNINEYWYKDPNISVKIPKPDAPYEELEASLLENRVTLETLKRTYCRSKKRNHQIITDAYLHEIKRYVMAIEGIKDILAARAEDYRIYYTDREHPNVACRRIVLDCFVASNLYGMYAYETDVLRLYRDVRLSKSAAGRLFIDVYYRFIGRSVAALLHRFPRLKQPTKRIMDFVVARVARLI
- a CDS encoding sulfatase-like hydrolase/transferase; the protein is MVLFCIAGCSGGEEFGDAAPVQPNIILIMADDLGYETLGVNGSTAYSTPNLDQLAETGMRFTAAYSTPLCTPSRVQLMTGKYNFRNYVGFGILDPEERTFGHMMQDAGYRTAIAGKWQLYGNRQQRQLFNRTGAKPAEAGFDAYYLWQIDERPPNRFKNPGLNLNSETVQHLDGAFGPDVFADSLIGFMAQNKDRPFFAYYPMVLTHDPFQPTPGHPDYPAFNPADSNLNDAAYFADNVAYMDKIVGRLVEALDDQGIREQTLVLFIGDNGTDRDVTSAYGDRQIRGDKGNPTKYGTHVPMIANWSGTIAEGAVNNNLIDFTDFLPTLADLAGVALPEGDTLDGLSFHKQLVAQADSVRSWVFCHYAPQWGRFEHVRYVHNHTWKLYEDGRVFNMMKDPRERRPVPRENLDANEVQLMQSFEEVLAQMQ
- a CDS encoding SDR family oxidoreductase, coding for MARILVAGATGNLGKQIVAELKKQNHWVRALTRKPMRLFPMADEVVGGDLNLVHSLNAACGNIDIIISAAGASVNPSLARKEGDYNSIDYQGHRNLLRVAGNSGIKRFIYVSVFSTPALQHLEYISAHTRFADELKAAGLSYAIIQPTGFFSSFDAILDIAAAGIAPLIGDGNAVTNPIHEADLARVCVDAIDGPNREIPVGGPEIFTRKQIFELAFRILNKKPRFIRVPGAAISAQSRIMSYFNPRVSQLLLFLQQVSKVDVVAPASGSHRLGTYFEEKVSVTANS
- a CDS encoding SDR family oxidoreductase, with the translated sequence MPRKNIFITGAAAGIGKETARLFAAKDWFVGLFDIDEAGLKTLSDELGEANACWHVLDVTDTQSVADAVAFFGEKTGQSMHVLFNNAGIIHAGDIDAISLAQHKQLIDVNVWGVINCSVQALPLLKQTKGAAIVNMSSASALYGHPSLTSYAASKMAVRSITEGMDLGLEKHGIRVSDVMPIWVKTNLAKNAANEWQGLKNSDVKITPQAVAKRVWKAAHSKKLHWLMGAETYVYSFLGKIMPAAITRRTAAIITKD
- a CDS encoding ThuA domain-containing protein: MHSRHLTSILLMLVVLLAAACQTATGDSNAPAVKEANKQVLLLSGQNNHDWKETHIFLQEIIGESEHFDLTVTLTPEKGADAAAWDAWQPAFADYDAVVFDYNGEMWPEVHRQAFESYISGGGTAYMVHASNNPFPGWTAYEEMVGILWRGKDTGTRIYMNDEDALVDHPPGADLGAGHGKVHDWQIQVRNTSHPIMKDIPPVWLHAHDELYHGQRGPAANMKILATAYSDPEFGGSGQHELMMWWIPYGDGKVLTFLAGHHWPKQDNINAFMCIGFRTMINRGLEWLTTGDVTSPVPDNFPTADAVSLKAAN
- a CDS encoding DUF4399 domain-containing protein, with the translated sequence MKTNVSLLFVLLMVFTVTGACAQQMERSASPAGASAYIISPAHGEMITGPVTVKFGLQGMGIAPAGIKYPDAGHHHLLINATGLPDLNMPIPADEVHKHFGKGQTETILDLEPGTYTLQVLLGDQNHVPHDPPVMSEVITIVVK
- a CDS encoding c-type cytochrome; the protein is MKTFLKWTGIVLLGLIIVLLVAGFVVTNKGASAKAEIHTVTATLLSDVPTDSATIARGAHLAKIHACADCHAENFSGQIFIDAPPFVTGASNLTSGKGGVGGSFSVEDWDRAIRYGVRPDGSALMFMPSRTLHNLNDEDAAAMISYFQQLTPVDNEVPKTELRTIGKVLAGTGALDVASEVHLASERKPVDEAAGQVAQGKYLASITCGYCHGESMRGGEPLEPGKPAPPDLVAAGAWPFDVFVKAMRTGETPSNPEMDPTVMPWRAYSHMTDTELKSIQAYLSTLAS